A genomic region of Micromonospora sp. NBC_01796 contains the following coding sequences:
- a CDS encoding M14 family zinc carboxypeptidase — translation MWFTKSGRGVWRGAVSASAAACLAVTGFAAPASASSGTAPAGSPPSGQVTQLPSGNTTYRTLDDYERDMQTLVREHPKLVKPLTLPYPTSTGRLVRGIEISRDVRANDGKPVFVTVGMHHGNEWPSGELVMEYATDLVQRAARGDRYVSSLLNRARLVVVPIVNVDGFTRNRRQTDTNVDMNRNYGFGWLPISTGGAAPWSEPETRNIEWLLSTRQATTFVTQHTCIQVVLYPPLQLEVGPTQDVARFEDLATRMARRYGPNYIPRDSAHDYETTGEAIDWAYFATRGLAFTAETCPDSGVERTFQTQVVDAYAEHRLAMFEALEATADPDQHAVIEGRAPKGAVLRIAKSFNMYTQPYPQSDGTTRPTAFGTTLTSDLNVSRSNGKFSWAVNPSYRPVPPYQANGVQPNQTGFYREPWILTCERPDGTVLQRTAVNVNLGQKVKVDLRQCERNFRKKSH, via the coding sequence ATGTGGTTCACCAAGAGCGGTCGTGGTGTCTGGCGGGGGGCGGTGTCGGCCTCGGCCGCCGCCTGTCTCGCCGTGACCGGGTTCGCCGCCCCGGCATCAGCATCGTCCGGTACGGCACCCGCCGGATCGCCGCCGTCCGGTCAGGTCACCCAACTGCCGAGCGGTAACACCACCTACCGCACACTGGACGACTACGAGCGGGACATGCAGACGCTGGTCCGCGAGCACCCGAAGCTGGTCAAGCCGCTGACCCTGCCGTACCCGACCTCCACCGGCCGGCTCGTCCGCGGCATCGAGATCTCCCGCGACGTCCGGGCCAACGACGGAAAGCCGGTCTTCGTCACCGTCGGGATGCACCACGGCAACGAGTGGCCCAGCGGCGAACTCGTCATGGAGTACGCGACCGACCTGGTGCAGCGCGCCGCCCGCGGCGACCGGTACGTCTCCTCGCTGCTCAACCGCGCCCGGCTCGTGGTGGTCCCGATCGTCAACGTGGACGGCTTCACCCGCAACCGCCGGCAGACCGACACGAACGTCGACATGAACCGCAACTACGGCTTCGGGTGGCTGCCGATCTCCACCGGGGGCGCGGCACCGTGGTCCGAACCGGAGACCAGGAACATCGAGTGGCTGCTGTCCACCCGGCAGGCGACCACGTTCGTCACCCAGCACACCTGCATCCAGGTGGTGCTCTACCCGCCGCTGCAACTCGAGGTGGGCCCGACCCAGGACGTGGCCCGCTTCGAGGACCTGGCGACCAGGATGGCCCGGCGCTACGGCCCGAACTACATCCCCCGGGACTCCGCGCACGACTACGAGACCACCGGCGAGGCGATCGACTGGGCCTACTTCGCCACCCGGGGGCTGGCGTTCACCGCCGAGACCTGCCCGGACAGCGGCGTGGAACGTACCTTCCAGACCCAGGTCGTGGACGCGTACGCCGAGCACCGGCTCGCCATGTTCGAGGCGTTGGAGGCAACGGCCGACCCGGACCAGCACGCGGTGATCGAGGGCAGGGCGCCCAAGGGAGCGGTACTGCGGATCGCGAAGTCGTTCAACATGTACACCCAGCCGTACCCCCAGTCGGACGGAACGACCCGACCGACCGCGTTCGGTACGACGCTGACCTCCGACCTGAACGTCAGCAGGTCGAACGGCAAATTCAGTTGGGCGGTCAATCCGTCCTACCGGCCGGTGCCGCCGTACCAGGCGAACGGGGTGCAACCCAACCAGACCGGGTTCTACCGCGAGCCGTGGATCCTGACCTGCGAGCGTCCGGACGGCACCGTGCTGCAACGTACGGCGGTGAACGTCAACCTGGGGCAGAAGGTGAAGGTCGACCTCAGGCAGTGCGAGCGTAACTTCCGCAAGAAGTCGCACTGA
- a CDS encoding epimerase encodes MKIVIPGGTGHLGLLLAGALGAAGHQVVVLSRRGDTRVPGARTVSWDGRTAGAWTAEVDGADAVINLAGRSVSCRYTEPNLREMMASRVDSAAIVGTAIARSAEPPRVWLQMSTATIYAHTYDRANDEETGVIGGTENDVPAYWAFSVDIARRWEGAQLDAPTPDTRRVALRTSIVMAPGRGGAFDMLWRMTRLGLGGPVAGGRQYMSWIHDRDFVRAVEFLLTHDEVAGPVNLASPNPLPYRAFMAGLRHATGVRVGLPATRWMAELGAYVLRTDTELLLKSRRAVPTRLLDAGFTFEHPEWPDAARDLVGRSRAGGGG; translated from the coding sequence ATGAAGATCGTCATTCCGGGCGGCACCGGGCATCTGGGACTCCTGCTCGCCGGCGCCCTCGGCGCCGCGGGGCACCAGGTGGTCGTCCTCAGTCGGCGCGGGGACACGCGAGTGCCCGGAGCGCGCACGGTGTCCTGGGACGGACGGACCGCGGGGGCGTGGACCGCCGAGGTCGACGGGGCCGACGCGGTGATCAACCTCGCCGGGCGGAGCGTGAGCTGCCGGTACACCGAACCGAACCTGCGGGAGATGATGGCGTCGAGGGTCGACTCCGCCGCCATCGTCGGTACGGCGATCGCCCGGTCGGCCGAGCCGCCGAGAGTGTGGCTGCAGATGAGCACCGCCACCATCTACGCACACACCTACGACCGGGCCAACGACGAGGAAACGGGTGTCATCGGCGGTACGGAGAACGACGTACCGGCGTACTGGGCCTTCAGCGTCGACATCGCACGGCGGTGGGAAGGTGCACAGCTCGACGCGCCGACCCCGGACACCCGCAGGGTCGCGCTGCGTACGAGCATCGTGATGGCGCCCGGCCGGGGCGGAGCGTTCGACATGCTGTGGCGGATGACCCGCCTGGGCCTCGGCGGCCCGGTCGCCGGCGGCCGGCAGTACATGTCCTGGATCCACGACCGGGACTTCGTGCGGGCGGTCGAGTTCCTCCTGACCCACGACGAGGTCGCGGGGCCGGTCAACCTGGCCTCACCCAACCCGCTGCCGTACCGCGCGTTCATGGCCGGCCTCCGACACGCCACGGGCGTACGGGTGGGGCTGCCCGCCACCCGGTGGATGGCCGAACTCGGCGCGTACGTGCTGCGTACCGACACCGAGCTGCTGCTGAAGAGCCGACGTGCCGTCCCGACGCGGCTGCTCGACGCGGGCTTCACGTTCGAGCACCCCGAGTGGCCCGACGCCGCCCGCGACCTGGTCGGCCGCAGCCGAGCGGGCGGGGGCGGCTGA
- a CDS encoding AfsR/SARP family transcriptional regulator yields MATIQVRLLGPVDVTVGGVVRPVPGLRRKALLAALALHAGQPVSSDRLIDIVWDGKPPSTASNSLQRHVSYLRDELGVRQAIAVRPHGYLLDLPGEVTDVQTAERLIRESGDNRDPAGNASRLRAALALWRGRPLADVTGLTWLDEQADRLARIELVAIRDMVDVRLALGEHALLVPELERLTRQHPYHEQLHHRLMLALYRSGRQAEALAAYQRLRATLAEDLGVDPSRALRDLEAAILRQDADLDPPVTTVVPGPAPVAVPVPAQLPVPVRGFAGRHHELARLDGLLTTAASPPASPGATGSATTVIAVVSGTPGVGKTAFAVHWAHRVADRFPDGQLYVNLRGFEADGASLPPATAIRGFLDALGVPARRIPADLAAQAALYRSVLAGRRVLVLLDNARDVEQVRPLLPAAPGCLVLVTSRDELTPLIASEGAEALILDLLTAEEARDLLVRRVGADRVAAEPGTVDDIITRSARLPLALAIVAARAAIRPAFPLAALAAELHRAADGPDPDLDPFDGGDPATDIRTVFSWSYRTLSVGAARLFRLLGLHPGPDIAEPAVASLTGLPPARVRPLLAELTRTHLLAEHAPGRYACHDLLRAYAGELAGTRDGAPERVDTQRRMFDHYLHTGDTTARLLDPHRDPIIRSVPHPGTTPEPFTEYAPALAWYAAEKPVLLAMVEQAARTGFDGHSWRLAWILFDYFDIHGYWHELIGVQRIAMAAARRLADESGQAHAHWGLARAHAKLGRSGPALTHFRHALELFERTGDLTGQAHTHLNLAWAMDRQGRYAEALPHARQASALYRATGNRAGQADGLNAIGWYLTHLGDHRQALDCCRRSLALHEETGDRRGVTQAWDSLGHVYTRLGDFDRATDCYHRALDLVRQLSIRYDETIVLTHLGDARHAAGDLAGTRLAWQRALTILDQLGHHDAETIRTKLHHVGR; encoded by the coding sequence GTGGCCACGATTCAGGTACGGCTTCTCGGACCGGTCGACGTGACCGTGGGCGGCGTTGTCCGGCCCGTGCCCGGCCTACGGCGCAAGGCCCTGCTCGCCGCCCTCGCCCTGCACGCCGGTCAGCCGGTGAGCAGCGACCGGCTCATCGACATCGTCTGGGACGGCAAACCCCCCTCGACCGCGTCGAACTCCCTGCAACGGCACGTGTCCTACCTGCGCGACGAACTCGGCGTACGGCAGGCGATCGCGGTGCGCCCCCACGGTTACCTGCTGGACCTGCCGGGAGAGGTCACCGACGTGCAGACCGCCGAGCGCCTCATCCGCGAGAGCGGTGACAACCGGGACCCGGCCGGTAACGCCTCCCGGCTGCGCGCGGCACTCGCCCTGTGGCGGGGCCGCCCGCTGGCCGACGTCACCGGTCTGACCTGGTTGGACGAGCAGGCCGACCGCCTGGCGCGGATCGAACTGGTGGCGATCCGGGACATGGTCGACGTACGCCTGGCGCTGGGTGAGCACGCGCTGCTCGTACCGGAGTTGGAGCGGCTGACGCGGCAGCATCCGTACCACGAGCAGCTCCACCACCGGTTGATGCTGGCCCTCTACCGCAGCGGGCGCCAGGCCGAGGCACTGGCGGCCTACCAGCGGTTGCGCGCCACGCTCGCCGAGGACCTGGGGGTCGACCCGAGCCGGGCGCTGCGGGACCTGGAAGCCGCGATCCTGCGGCAGGACGCCGACCTCGACCCGCCGGTGACGACAGTGGTGCCGGGTCCCGCCCCGGTCGCCGTTCCGGTGCCGGCACAGCTTCCGGTGCCCGTACGGGGCTTCGCCGGGCGCCACCACGAGCTGGCACGGCTCGACGGGCTGCTCACAACGGCGGCGTCACCACCGGCTTCCCCCGGAGCGACCGGATCGGCCACGACGGTCATCGCCGTGGTCTCCGGTACCCCGGGGGTCGGTAAGACCGCCTTCGCCGTGCACTGGGCGCACCGGGTGGCCGACCGGTTTCCCGACGGACAGTTGTACGTCAACCTGCGCGGATTCGAGGCCGACGGTGCCTCGCTGCCCCCGGCGACCGCGATCCGCGGCTTCCTGGACGCGTTGGGGGTGCCGGCGCGGCGGATCCCCGCCGACCTGGCCGCCCAGGCCGCGCTCTACCGCAGCGTGCTGGCCGGCAGGCGGGTCCTGGTGCTGCTCGACAACGCACGCGACGTCGAGCAGGTCCGTCCGCTGCTGCCCGCCGCACCCGGCTGTCTGGTGCTGGTGACCAGCCGTGACGAGCTCACCCCACTGATCGCGAGCGAGGGCGCCGAGGCGCTGATCCTCGACCTGCTGACCGCCGAGGAAGCGCGGGACCTGCTGGTCCGGCGGGTCGGCGCGGACCGGGTCGCCGCCGAGCCGGGCACGGTCGACGACATCATCACCCGGTCGGCCCGGCTCCCGCTCGCGCTGGCCATCGTCGCCGCGCGGGCCGCCATCCGGCCCGCCTTCCCACTCGCCGCGCTCGCCGCCGAGCTGCACCGGGCCGCGGACGGCCCGGACCCCGACCTGGACCCGTTCGACGGTGGCGACCCGGCGACCGACATCAGAACCGTCTTCTCCTGGTCCTACCGGACCCTCAGCGTCGGGGCGGCCCGGCTGTTCCGGCTGCTCGGTCTGCATCCCGGACCGGACATCGCCGAGCCTGCCGTGGCCAGCCTCACCGGGCTCCCGCCGGCGCGCGTCCGGCCGCTGCTGGCCGAGCTGACCCGTACGCACCTGCTGGCCGAACACGCACCCGGCCGGTACGCCTGCCACGACCTGCTCCGCGCGTACGCGGGGGAACTGGCGGGGACCCGCGACGGTGCGCCCGAGCGCGTCGACACCCAGCGCCGGATGTTCGACCACTACCTGCACACCGGCGACACCACCGCCCGGCTGCTGGATCCGCACCGGGATCCGATCATCCGTTCCGTACCGCACCCCGGCACCACCCCGGAACCGTTCACCGAGTACGCACCGGCGCTCGCCTGGTACGCCGCCGAGAAGCCGGTCCTGCTCGCCATGGTCGAGCAGGCGGCCCGTACCGGCTTCGACGGGCACAGTTGGCGGCTGGCGTGGATCCTGTTCGACTACTTCGACATCCACGGTTACTGGCACGAGCTGATCGGGGTCCAGCGGATCGCGATGGCTGCCGCCCGGCGGCTCGCCGACGAGTCCGGTCAGGCCCACGCCCACTGGGGCCTTGCCCGCGCCCACGCGAAACTGGGCCGGTCCGGCCCGGCCCTCACCCACTTCCGGCACGCCCTGGAGCTGTTCGAGCGGACCGGCGACCTGACCGGCCAGGCCCACACCCACCTCAACCTCGCCTGGGCGATGGACCGGCAGGGCCGCTACGCGGAGGCGCTTCCGCACGCGCGGCAGGCGAGTGCGCTCTATCGGGCCACCGGCAACCGGGCGGGGCAGGCCGACGGGCTCAACGCCATCGGGTGGTACCTGACCCATCTCGGCGACCACCGGCAGGCGCTCGACTGCTGCCGACGGTCGCTCGCCCTGCACGAGGAGACCGGTGACCGGCGCGGCGTCACCCAGGCGTGGGACAGTCTCGGCCACGTCTACACCAGACTCGGCGACTTCGACCGGGCAACCGACTGCTACCACCGGGCCCTGGACCTGGTCCGGCAGCTCAGCATCCGCTACGACGAGACGATCGTGCTGACCCATCTCGGCGACGCCCGGCACGCCGCCGGTGACCTCGCCGGAACCCGTCTCGCCTGGCAGCGGGCGCTGACGATCCTCGACCAGCTCGGCCACCACGACGCCGAGACGATCCGTACCAAACTGCACCACGTCGGCCGGTGA
- a CDS encoding CG0192-related protein, protein MALLHRAELHPTKLELLAAWLPDRRWYEGSTDDDVVRVAAYRFDDPAGAVGIETMLVSTGDSAVHQVPLTYRDAPLDGGERWLVGTTEHSVLGRRWVYDACGDPVYVAALAHAIFTGGGQADEFFEVDGRLERRDPSAVVVGSGTPGAEVPVADGPSLVVTDEDYATVITTDRVQLTVVRRLDGGDRPIGATLTGVWDGQSTPLPLAHAVTR, encoded by the coding sequence ATGGCGTTGCTGCACCGGGCGGAACTGCACCCCACGAAGCTCGAACTCCTGGCCGCATGGCTGCCGGACCGCCGGTGGTACGAGGGGTCGACGGATGACGACGTCGTACGGGTGGCGGCGTACCGGTTCGACGATCCGGCGGGTGCGGTCGGGATCGAGACGATGCTGGTGAGCACCGGCGACTCGGCGGTACACCAGGTTCCGCTCACGTACCGCGACGCGCCACTGGACGGCGGCGAGCGGTGGCTGGTCGGTACCACCGAGCACTCGGTCCTCGGCCGGCGCTGGGTGTACGACGCGTGCGGTGATCCGGTCTACGTCGCGGCGCTGGCGCACGCCATCTTCACCGGCGGCGGTCAGGCGGACGAGTTCTTCGAGGTCGACGGCCGGCTCGAACGGCGCGACCCCAGCGCGGTCGTCGTCGGCAGCGGCACACCCGGCGCCGAGGTCCCCGTCGCGGACGGGCCGTCCCTGGTGGTGACGGACGAGGACTACGCCACGGTCATCACAACCGACCGGGTGCAGTTGACCGTCGTGCGTCGCCTCGACGGCGGAGACCGGCCGATCGGCGCCACCCTCACCGGTGTCTGGGACGGTCAGTCGACCCCACTGCCGCTGGCGCACGCCGTCACCCGCTGA